One stretch of Flavobacterium sp. 9 DNA includes these proteins:
- a CDS encoding ComF family protein — translation MFNYLINLFFPKVCAGCHTVLVTNETVLCTSCRHEMPLTQYHLDDKNEAVKKFYGKIEIEHASALLYFNKKGIVQELIHNLKYKGHEEIGFVLGNWYVEDLKKLNLEIPFDFVIPVPLHPKKLKERGYNQVTTFGKTLSEGLNIPYNDSTLYRKKYSKTQSKKNLSGRSDNIENIFDVISTEDFQNKHFLIVDDVLTTGATLEACSRALLKIPGTKISIVCMAIANS, via the coding sequence GTGTTTAATTATCTTATCAACCTGTTTTTTCCTAAAGTTTGCGCCGGATGTCATACCGTTTTGGTTACTAACGAAACTGTTTTATGTACAAGCTGTCGCCATGAAATGCCTCTCACTCAATATCATTTAGATGATAAAAATGAAGCTGTCAAAAAGTTTTATGGTAAAATTGAGATCGAACATGCATCGGCACTTTTGTATTTTAATAAAAAAGGAATTGTTCAGGAACTCATTCACAACTTAAAATACAAAGGTCACGAAGAGATTGGCTTTGTTTTAGGAAATTGGTATGTTGAAGATTTAAAAAAATTGAATTTAGAAATTCCTTTTGATTTTGTAATTCCTGTTCCGCTTCATCCAAAAAAGTTAAAAGAAAGAGGTTATAATCAGGTTACTACTTTTGGAAAAACTTTAAGCGAAGGATTGAATATTCCGTATAACGATTCGACTTTATATCGAAAAAAATATTCTAAAACACAATCAAAAAAGAATCTCTCCGGAAGATCCGATAATATCGAAAATATCTTTGATGTAATTTCTACAGAAGACTTTCAAAACAAACATTTCTTAATTGTCGATGATGTTTTGACAACCGGCGCAACGCTTGAAGCTTGTTCACGCGCTTTACTAAAAATTCCGGGAACAAAAATCAGTATTGTTTGTATGGCAATTGCGAATTCATAG
- a CDS encoding reprolysin-like metallopeptidase — protein MKKQLLLLLIIFCCAQIQAQSDDLWQKVSSDAALSKRINMIDSDKLYYKLNAESLQAKLSSTTNKSSKSTTTTITIPNAKGGLERFQVWESSNFEPELQAKYPEIRAYEGNGLDDKTAKIHFSVAPIGMQTMVIRADKPTEFIEQNPEDKTGYVLFTSNHSLNSTSKLVCGLKDVVSKNNSTKKAAKTTASNKVFKTLRLALSCTGEYTAFFGGTKAGALAGMNASMTRVNGVFNKDLAVQLILIANNDAIIYTNAATDPYSKASDGTADYPGTSDYQVWNIEAQNNITSVIGEANYDIGHLFGASGGGGNAGCIGCICSSPPAVNTIGKGSAYTSPSNGIPQGDSFDIDFVAHELGHQLGATHTFSYSIEGTGTSVEPGSGSTLMGYAGITDYDVQNNSDDYFAYASILQIQENLATLNCPVSTPLTNNPPTISAGLDYTIPISTAFVLKGSGSDPDGDTVTYTWEENDSATTTDKNNSIAYAIKPDGPMFRSLRPTSSPIRYMPSYDSVLQNKLTTTWESVSDIARTLNFTLTGRDNAAQGKAQTYTDAMVVTVASFAGPFAVTSHKDKNVSWTQGLSQTITWSVNNTNTLFGSSTVNIKLSTDEGLTFPVTLATNTPNDGSEVITLPASVPSSKNCRILIEPVSNIYYALNSTPFAIGYTSKTTCDTYSFGNSFTIPYSTTYTSKTITVPASTGVIEDVNVSINVTHDRLSDLEIQIINPQGTAVRLFNKACTDVASTLVAQFDDDGVNLDCSKTTSQIVLPVDALNVFNGQNPQGTWTFRVRDAVLGKFGTINSASINICSQTFTLGTEDFNTIDFVLYPNPSKGNFTVQFESDATNRVQVYVHDILGKKVYSNSFDPTSNFDQNIQLPQVSAGIYLVTVIDGDRRTVKKIVVN, from the coding sequence ATGAAAAAACAATTACTTTTATTATTGATTATATTTTGTTGTGCCCAAATTCAAGCTCAAAGTGATGATTTATGGCAAAAAGTTAGTTCAGATGCCGCACTTAGCAAAAGAATCAATATGATTGATTCAGATAAATTATACTATAAATTAAATGCTGAATCTCTACAAGCAAAATTATCTTCGACAACAAATAAAAGTTCAAAAAGTACTACAACTACAATTACAATTCCGAATGCGAAAGGAGGTTTAGAGCGATTTCAGGTTTGGGAATCTTCGAATTTTGAACCGGAATTACAAGCCAAATATCCGGAAATCCGCGCTTATGAAGGAAACGGTTTGGACGATAAAACAGCTAAAATTCACTTTAGTGTAGCGCCAATTGGTATGCAGACTATGGTAATTCGTGCTGATAAACCAACAGAATTTATAGAGCAAAATCCGGAGGACAAAACCGGATATGTGTTGTTTACTTCAAATCATAGTCTTAATTCTACTTCTAAATTAGTTTGCGGACTTAAAGATGTTGTTTCAAAAAATAATTCAACAAAAAAGGCAGCAAAAACAACTGCAAGTAATAAAGTTTTCAAAACTTTGAGATTAGCATTGTCTTGTACAGGAGAGTATACTGCTTTTTTTGGAGGCACAAAAGCTGGAGCATTAGCGGGTATGAATGCCTCTATGACAAGAGTTAATGGAGTTTTTAATAAAGATTTAGCGGTACAATTAATTTTGATTGCCAATAATGATGCGATAATTTATACAAATGCAGCGACAGATCCTTATTCTAAAGCCAGTGATGGAACTGCAGATTATCCGGGGACAAGTGATTATCAAGTGTGGAATATTGAAGCACAGAATAATATAACAAGCGTAATAGGTGAGGCAAATTACGACATAGGTCATTTGTTTGGAGCTTCTGGAGGAGGAGGAAATGCAGGTTGTATAGGTTGTATTTGTAGTAGTCCTCCGGCAGTAAATACTATTGGTAAAGGAAGTGCATATACATCTCCATCAAATGGAATACCTCAGGGAGATAGTTTTGATATTGATTTTGTAGCGCATGAATTGGGTCATCAACTAGGTGCAACTCATACTTTTTCTTATTCTATTGAAGGTACTGGAACTAGTGTTGAACCAGGAAGCGGTTCTACACTTATGGGTTATGCAGGAATTACGGATTATGATGTTCAAAACAATTCAGATGATTATTTTGCATATGCCAGTATTTTGCAAATTCAGGAAAATCTTGCCACACTAAACTGTCCGGTTAGTACGCCTTTAACTAATAATCCTCCAACAATTAGTGCAGGTTTAGATTATACGATTCCTATTAGTACAGCATTTGTTTTAAAAGGTTCAGGTTCTGATCCTGATGGAGATACAGTTACTTATACTTGGGAAGAAAATGATAGTGCCACCACAACAGATAAAAATAATAGTATTGCATATGCCATAAAACCAGACGGTCCAATGTTTAGATCATTGCGACCAACGAGTTCACCAATTCGATATATGCCAAGTTATGATTCAGTACTTCAAAATAAACTGACTACAACTTGGGAATCTGTTTCGGATATTGCAAGAACACTAAATTTTACTTTAACCGGACGTGATAATGCTGCTCAGGGAAAAGCTCAAACCTATACAGATGCTATGGTGGTAACCGTTGCTTCATTTGCAGGACCATTTGCAGTTACTTCCCACAAGGATAAAAATGTAAGTTGGACTCAGGGATTGAGTCAAACGATAACTTGGAGTGTCAATAATACAAATACTTTGTTCGGATCTTCGACTGTAAATATAAAATTGTCTACAGATGAAGGATTGACTTTTCCAGTAACTCTTGCAACGAATACACCAAATGATGGTTCAGAAGTTATCACACTTCCTGCAAGTGTACCTTCATCAAAAAATTGCAGAATCTTGATTGAACCAGTTTCAAATATTTATTATGCATTAAATAGTACGCCATTTGCAATAGGATATACTTCAAAAACAACGTGTGATACCTATAGTTTTGGAAATTCTTTTACTATCCCATATTCAACTACTTATACTTCTAAAACGATAACAGTACCTGCATCAACAGGAGTAATTGAGGATGTAAATGTTTCGATAAATGTAACACACGACAGACTTTCTGATCTTGAGATTCAAATTATAAATCCGCAAGGAACAGCTGTTCGTTTGTTTAATAAAGCCTGTACAGACGTAGCTTCTACCTTAGTTGCGCAGTTTGACGACGACGGAGTAAATTTGGATTGTAGTAAAACAACATCGCAAATTGTACTTCCGGTTGATGCTTTGAATGTTTTTAATGGTCAGAATCCACAAGGGACTTGGACTTTCAGAGTTCGTGATGCTGTTTTGGGAAAATTTGGAACAATAAATTCAGCTTCGATAAACATTTGCAGTCAAACATTTACTTTAGGAACAGAGGATTTTAATACTATAGATTTTGTTCTTTATCCAAATCCAAGTAAAGGAAATTTTACTGTTCAATTTGAAAGCGACGCCACAAATAGAGTTCAGGTTTATGTACATGATATTTTAGGTAAAAAAGTTTATTCTAATTCTTTTGATCCTACTTCTAATTTTGATCAGAATATTCAATTGCCACAAGTATCTGCAGGAATTTATCTTGTAACAGTAATTGATGGAGATCGAAGAACAGTTAAGAAAATTGTTGTGAATTAA
- a CDS encoding bifunctional riboflavin kinase/FAD synthetase, which translates to MKLFHSINDFQSTKKTILTLGTFDGVHIGHKKILERITQNTENGKYESLVLTFFPHPRMVLQEKSEIKLLNTISEKTKLLEATGIENLVIHPFNESFSRLTAEEFVHSILVDQFHIQKIIIGHDHRFGRNRTANIDDLIAFGAEYGFEVEQISAQEIQDVSVSSTKIRKALNEGNMALANDYLGYDYFLSGEVVKGKQLGRTIGFPTANIQIEEDYKLIPKTGVYVVKAIVDQKEVFGMMNIGFNPTVNGQKQTIEVNLFDFDADIYGQKIEVSLLEYLREEQKFGSVDLLKEQLNQDKINALAFVSGL; encoded by the coding sequence TTGAAGCTCTTTCATTCTATAAACGATTTTCAGTCAACCAAGAAAACGATTTTAACTCTTGGTACCTTTGACGGCGTACATATTGGTCATAAAAAAATTCTGGAACGAATTACTCAAAATACGGAAAACGGAAAATACGAAAGTTTAGTTCTGACTTTTTTCCCGCATCCGCGAATGGTTTTACAAGAAAAATCAGAAATCAAACTCTTAAATACGATTTCTGAAAAAACAAAACTTCTGGAAGCAACCGGAATAGAAAATCTTGTTATTCATCCGTTTAACGAAAGTTTCTCAAGATTAACTGCCGAAGAATTTGTTCATTCGATTTTAGTAGATCAATTTCATATTCAGAAAATAATTATTGGTCACGATCATCGTTTTGGAAGAAACAGAACGGCAAACATTGACGATTTAATTGCTTTTGGTGCTGAATACGGTTTTGAAGTAGAGCAGATTTCGGCACAAGAAATTCAGGATGTTTCTGTAAGTTCTACCAAAATCAGAAAAGCCTTAAATGAAGGAAATATGGCTCTTGCCAATGATTATCTTGGTTACGACTACTTTTTATCCGGCGAAGTTGTAAAGGGAAAACAATTAGGAAGAACGATTGGTTTTCCAACGGCAAATATCCAAATTGAAGAAGATTACAAGCTTATTCCTAAAACTGGTGTTTACGTTGTTAAAGCTATTGTGGATCAAAAGGAAGTTTTCGGAATGATGAACATTGGTTTTAATCCAACTGTAAATGGGCAAAAACAAACAATTGAAGTAAATCTTTTTGACTTTGATGCTGATATTTATGGACAAAAAATCGAAGTTTCTTTATTGGAATATCTTCGTGAAGAGCAAAAATTTGGTTCGGTAGATTTATTGAAAGAACAATTAAATCAGGATAAAATAAATGCTTTGGCTTTTGTAAGCGGGCTTTAA
- the bioB gene encoding biotin synthase BioB, whose protein sequence is MSITKHNWTKDEIIAIYNKPMMDLLYEAATIHRQKHDPNVVQVSTLLSIKTGGCPEDCGYCPQAARYNTGVEGNDLMSVSQVKAQALRAKSSGSSRVCMGAAWRNVKDGEEFDQVLEMVRTINKLDMEVCCTLGMITENQAQRLAEAGLYAYNHNLDTSEEYYKDVISTRGFEDRLQTIENVRKTNVTVCSGGIIGMGESIEDRAGMLVALSTLNPQPESVPINALVAVEGTPMEEEKPVEIWEMIRMVATTRIVMPDTQVRLSAGRTNMSREGQAMCFFAGANSIFAGDKLLTTPNPDVHEDMKMFEMLGLIPQKPFVKVSQPQTVEAADSQFAPLGEKPKWTRPGHTIERNLEASIKSKI, encoded by the coding sequence ATGAGCATTACAAAACACAACTGGACAAAAGACGAGATAATCGCCATATATAATAAACCTATGATGGACTTGCTTTATGAAGCAGCAACTATACATAGACAAAAACATGATCCGAACGTAGTTCAGGTATCAACTTTACTATCTATCAAAACCGGAGGTTGTCCGGAAGATTGCGGTTATTGTCCGCAAGCTGCCAGATATAACACTGGTGTTGAAGGTAATGATCTAATGAGTGTAAGCCAGGTAAAAGCTCAGGCTTTGCGTGCAAAATCAAGCGGATCTTCTCGCGTTTGTATGGGTGCTGCCTGGAGAAACGTAAAAGATGGCGAAGAGTTTGATCAGGTTCTGGAAATGGTTCGTACCATTAACAAACTAGATATGGAGGTTTGTTGTACTTTAGGTATGATTACCGAAAATCAAGCACAACGTTTGGCAGAAGCTGGTTTGTATGCTTACAACCACAACTTAGATACTTCTGAAGAATATTATAAAGATGTAATTTCTACACGTGGTTTCGAAGACCGTTTGCAAACTATCGAAAATGTTCGTAAAACGAATGTTACCGTTTGTAGCGGAGGAATTATTGGAATGGGAGAAAGCATCGAAGACAGAGCAGGAATGCTTGTTGCGCTTTCTACTTTAAATCCTCAACCGGAATCTGTGCCAATTAATGCATTGGTTGCCGTTGAAGGAACTCCAATGGAGGAAGAAAAACCAGTTGAAATCTGGGAAATGATCCGAATGGTAGCAACTACAAGAATTGTTATGCCGGACACACAAGTTCGTTTATCTGCAGGAAGAACAAATATGAGCCGTGAAGGACAGGCAATGTGCTTTTTTGCTGGTGCAAATTCTATTTTTGCAGGAGATAAATTATTGACTACTCCAAATCCTGATGTTCACGAAGACATGAAAATGTTTGAAATGTTAGGTTTGATTCCGCAAAAACCATTTGTTAAAGTTTCACAGCCACAAACTGTTGAAGCAGCTGATTCTCAATTTGCTCCATTAGGCGAAAAACCTAAGTGGACGAGACCAGGACATACAATTGAAAGAAACCTTGAGGCTTCGATCAAATCAAAAATTTAA
- a CDS encoding cupin-like domain-containing protein, whose amino-acid sequence MKLKQIERVKKISKSDFISQYVKKQIPVVIEELTEDWPAYHKWKLSYIKEIAGDTIVPLYDDRPVNHEDGFNEAHTKMKMSDYINLLEQKPTNYRIFLYNLMKEVPTLKNDFLWPDIGLKLVKQMPMLFFGGENSRVFMHYDIDYSNILHFHFHGEKQCMLFAPSQTKFLYKVPHALISREDIDFDNPDFEKFPALKNAEGYITNLKHGEMLYMPEGYWHYMKYLTPGFSMSLRAFPKNVKNLSKALYNVFIMRHFDILMRKIKGQKWIDYKNEKAVSKTNGSLQKTF is encoded by the coding sequence ATGAAGTTAAAACAAATCGAAAGGGTAAAAAAAATCTCAAAATCTGATTTTATTTCCCAATATGTAAAAAAGCAAATTCCCGTTGTTATTGAAGAACTGACCGAAGATTGGCCAGCCTATCATAAATGGAAATTATCATATATCAAAGAAATCGCAGGCGATACCATCGTTCCTTTATACGATGACAGACCCGTAAATCATGAAGATGGCTTTAATGAAGCTCATACTAAAATGAAGATGAGCGATTACATCAATCTTTTAGAACAAAAACCTACCAATTATCGCATCTTTCTTTATAATCTAATGAAAGAGGTGCCTACATTAAAAAACGACTTTCTATGGCCTGATATTGGCTTAAAATTAGTCAAGCAAATGCCAATGCTGTTTTTTGGCGGAGAAAATTCAAGAGTCTTTATGCATTATGATATCGATTATTCGAATATTTTGCATTTTCATTTTCATGGAGAAAAACAATGTATGCTTTTTGCTCCAAGCCAAACGAAGTTCCTGTACAAAGTTCCTCACGCTTTGATCTCGCGAGAAGACATTGATTTTGACAATCCTGATTTCGAAAAATTTCCTGCTCTTAAAAATGCCGAAGGTTATATCACCAATCTAAAACATGGTGAAATGCTTTATATGCCCGAAGGTTATTGGCATTACATGAAATACCTGACTCCGGGATTTTCTATGAGCTTAAGGGCTTTTCCTAAAAATGTTAAGAACTTATCAAAAGCACTTTATAATGTTTTCATCATGCGCCATTTTGATATTTTAATGCGAAAAATTAAAGGTCAAAAATGGATTGATTATAAAAATGAAAAGGCGGTTAGCAAGACTAACGGAAGTTTGCAAAAGACTTTTTGA